A stretch of the uncultured Desulfobacter sp. genome encodes the following:
- the mfd gene encoding transcription-repair coupling factor, with the protein MLDTILNSLKKNRLTMLGMGANHAPKAWMIAQMFSLLKQPLVVVLPDAKKASAFMSDLEFFMSTDRQRIIFFPGSHYPGAKNIAFHKDTSASRLAALFSISETIRDRFLLVTYVEPLLSFLMPKEVMTDSFELVMANEEIDRDRLLETLETSGYTRSTLVEDPGEYAVRGGIVDIFPPGLKQPVRLEFFGDLVESIRHFSPYTQRGTKELAETIIVPATEAVITKQSLPHVQARLRRAGAQAGLTADRIRDYVNQIRDKGRFDGIESMLPIVYDSLATLFDFLPENTFFILDEADVLPQKAVDFHDGLTHHFKTLADEKRLSLPAESICRDWQSTQEKIFASKSLSFKSVILEEDKSRANVLSLMCSDNRALSEALRNRTKDATPLTPLVEWIGQQQEDVQYILFVLTQDAQAKRLNALLAPYGIEPQYCRDFSDLSAMKPGLYFTVGALSSGFIPALENFSIVTEGEIFGRKRIRRRVSAKRDLKAQFIAPEELKNGDFVVHLEHGVGRYEGLFSLTVSGISQDFILVVYQDDDKLYVPVDRMEVIGKYIGVDGYTPVLDKIGSKSWTNSKAKAKAEVEKMAAGLLDLYARRKVAKGFSFSRPDNYYNDFEAGFPYEETKDQLRAIDDVHLDMEKDTPMDRLVCGDVGYGKTEVAIRAAFKAVNDGKQVALVVPTTILAEQHLNTFRDRFKEYPVIIECLSRFRTRKEQTDILKRTAGGAVDIVIGTHRLLQKDVVFKSLGLLIIDEEQRFGVKHKEKLKKKRASVDVLALSATPIPRTLHMSLTGMRDISVITTPPADRQPIISYISKYEDAVVRDAVVKELDRKGQVFFVHNNIKTIFKTAENIQKLVPDAKIGVAHGRLSETELEKVMEQFIHQQINVLVCTTIIESGLDIPSANTMIIDKAERFGLSQIYQLRGRIGRGDDQAYAYLFIADESRLTKDARKRLAALMEHRDLGSGFQIAMKDLQIRGAGTALGASQSGHIAAVGYDMFLKLLDHAVKDMKGEHVAEPLEPEINASMSSGFPDDYIESVEQRLTIYRRLSRLTRVSDISDMKKELVDRYGNLPKPAENMLLKIMLRIFAIKAGVKRLDVTPDVLVLEFSPDHMTRSLTDIETVLKKTVDAKFVKKTSVRIQLGRKRSNISRALLETKKILSSIF; encoded by the coding sequence ATGCTTGATACTATTTTAAATTCGTTGAAAAAAAACAGACTCACCATGCTTGGTATGGGTGCCAACCATGCCCCGAAAGCATGGATGATTGCTCAGATGTTTTCCCTGTTGAAGCAGCCTTTGGTTGTTGTTTTGCCTGACGCCAAGAAAGCTTCGGCCTTTATGTCGGATCTTGAATTTTTTATGTCCACCGATCGGCAGCGCATCATCTTTTTTCCAGGCAGCCATTATCCGGGGGCCAAAAACATCGCCTTTCATAAAGATACATCCGCCTCAAGACTTGCGGCCTTGTTCAGCATCAGCGAGACCATCCGGGACCGCTTTCTTCTGGTGACCTATGTGGAGCCGCTTTTATCTTTTTTGATGCCTAAAGAGGTGATGACAGACAGTTTTGAACTGGTTATGGCCAATGAAGAGATTGACAGGGACAGGTTGCTGGAAACTCTTGAAACAAGCGGATATACCCGGTCCACACTTGTTGAGGACCCTGGAGAGTATGCGGTCAGGGGCGGTATTGTTGACATTTTTCCCCCGGGACTTAAGCAGCCGGTGCGCCTGGAATTTTTCGGGGATCTTGTGGAGTCCATACGCCATTTTTCTCCCTACACCCAGCGTGGTACAAAGGAACTTGCTGAAACCATCATTGTGCCGGCCACAGAGGCTGTGATCACAAAACAAAGTTTGCCCCATGTCCAGGCCCGTCTGAGAAGGGCAGGTGCCCAGGCTGGATTAACGGCGGACAGAATCCGGGATTACGTTAATCAAATCCGTGATAAAGGGCGGTTCGACGGCATCGAATCCATGCTGCCCATCGTGTATGATTCCTTGGCCACTTTGTTCGACTTCCTGCCGGAAAACACCTTTTTCATATTGGATGAAGCCGATGTGCTGCCCCAAAAAGCCGTGGATTTCCATGACGGGTTAACGCATCATTTTAAAACCCTGGCTGATGAAAAACGATTAAGCCTGCCGGCAGAATCGATCTGCCGGGATTGGCAGAGTACCCAAGAAAAAATTTTTGCATCCAAATCCCTTAGTTTTAAATCGGTTATACTGGAAGAGGACAAAAGCCGTGCCAATGTTCTGTCTTTGATGTGTTCAGACAACCGGGCGCTGTCAGAAGCCTTGCGCAACAGGACAAAAGACGCAACGCCTTTAACCCCCTTGGTGGAATGGATTGGGCAACAGCAGGAGGATGTTCAATATATTTTATTTGTGCTTACCCAGGATGCCCAGGCAAAGCGGTTGAATGCACTGCTTGCACCCTACGGCATCGAACCGCAATATTGCCGGGATTTCAGTGATCTTTCCGCCATGAAACCGGGATTGTATTTTACCGTGGGGGCTTTGAGCAGCGGTTTTATTCCTGCCCTTGAAAATTTCAGTATAGTGACCGAAGGTGAGATTTTCGGCAGAAAACGCATTCGTCGCAGGGTCTCGGCAAAACGGGATTTAAAGGCGCAGTTCATTGCGCCCGAAGAGCTTAAAAACGGCGATTTTGTGGTTCATTTGGAACATGGGGTAGGGCGGTATGAGGGGTTGTTCAGCCTTACCGTATCCGGTATTTCTCAGGATTTTATTCTAGTGGTATACCAGGATGATGACAAGCTCTATGTTCCTGTTGATCGAATGGAGGTTATCGGCAAGTATATCGGGGTGGACGGCTATACGCCGGTACTTGATAAAATCGGCTCCAAGTCCTGGACAAATTCCAAGGCCAAGGCCAAGGCTGAAGTTGAAAAGATGGCAGCAGGACTGCTGGATCTGTATGCCCGGCGCAAAGTGGCCAAAGGCTTTTCATTCAGCCGTCCGGATAACTACTACAATGATTTTGAAGCAGGATTCCCCTATGAAGAGACAAAGGATCAGCTGCGTGCCATAGACGATGTTCATCTGGATATGGAAAAGGATACGCCCATGGACCGCCTGGTTTGCGGCGATGTGGGCTATGGAAAAACCGAAGTTGCCATCCGGGCGGCATTCAAGGCGGTGAACGACGGCAAGCAGGTGGCCTTGGTCGTACCCACCACCATCCTGGCCGAGCAGCACCTCAACACGTTCCGGGACCGTTTCAAAGAGTATCCGGTTATTATCGAATGCCTGTCCCGTTTCCGCACAAGAAAAGAACAGACCGATATTTTAAAGAGAACAGCCGGGGGGGCAGTGGATATTGTCATTGGCACCCACAGGCTTTTGCAAAAGGATGTGGTGTTTAAATCCCTTGGGCTTTTAATTATTGATGAAGAACAGCGGTTCGGGGTCAAACACAAGGAAAAATTAAAAAAGAAACGGGCGTCTGTGGATGTTTTGGCGCTGTCTGCCACACCCATCCCAAGGACTTTGCACATGTCTTTAACCGGTATGCGGGATATTTCCGTCATTACCACCCCACCCGCAGACCGCCAACCCATAATTTCATATATTTCCAAATACGAAGATGCTGTGGTCCGGGACGCTGTTGTTAAGGAACTGGATAGAAAGGGCCAGGTCTTTTTTGTTCATAACAATATAAAGACCATATTCAAGACTGCTGAAAATATACAAAAACTTGTGCCCGATGCAAAAATTGGCGTGGCCCACGGCAGATTGTCCGAAACCGAGCTTGAAAAGGTGATGGAACAGTTCATTCATCAGCAGATCAATGTGCTGGTCTGCACCACCATCATTGAGTCGGGGCTGGATATCCCCAGTGCCAACACCATGATCATAGACAAGGCCGAGCGTTTCGGTTTGTCCCAGATTTACCAGTTGCGCGGCCGTATCGGCCGGGGGGACGACCAGGCCTATGCGTATCTGTTTATTGCAGATGAATCCAGACTTACCAAAGATGCCAGAAAGCGGCTGGCAGCCCTCATGGAGCACAGGGATCTTGGGTCCGGATTCCAGATTGCCATGAAAGATCTTCAGATCCGCGGGGCAGGGACGGCCTTAGGCGCTTCCCAGTCCGGTCATATCGCAGCTGTGGGCTATGATATGTTTCTTAAGCTTTTGGACCATGCCGTCAAAGATATGAAAGGCGAACATGTCGCCGAACCCCTGGAACCTGAAATCAACGCATCCATGTCATCCGGATTTCCAGATGATTATATAGAATCGGTGGAGCAACGTCTGACCATTTATCGAAGATTGTCCCGTCTGACCCGGGTATCAGATATCTCCGACATGAAAAAAGAGCTGGTGGACCGGTATGGCAACCTGCCGAAACCTGCTGAAAACATGCTGCTTAAAATCATGCTCAGAATTTTTGCCATCAAAGCCGGGGTCAAACGTCTGGATGTTACCCCGGACGTTCTGGTCCTGGAGTTTTCGCCGGACCATATGACCCGCAGCCTGACCGATATTGAAACCGTCCTGAAAAAAACAGTGGATGCAAAGTTTGTCAAAAAAACAAGTGTCCGTATTCAGCTTGGGCGAAAACGCAGTAATATTTCACGGGCATTGCTTGAGACAAAAAAGATTTTGTCATCTATTTTTTAA
- the xerD gene encoding site-specific tyrosine recombinase XerD, with the protein MYELADAYMDHLTIEKGLSANSITAYGADLCSYLNYLSENGIEDLGNADTTAVLGWLVYLTRQGLSARSRARHLISIRGFYKYLTAEKLVSVNPLKDIDIPKTGKHLPCVISINEVELLLNSCDVTTPKGQRNLAMMEIMYGAGLRVTELISLKVADVNLDAGLVRVMGKGAKERIVPIGSKARDAAKIWLDHGRPMALKQLSSDYLFIARAGKPMTRQSFWKIIKKYVLDAGIVRPVSPHTLRHSFATHMIEGGADLRSVQTMLGHSDISSTQIYTHISRDYLIQMHHEFHPRRYF; encoded by the coding sequence ATGTATGAACTTGCAGACGCATATATGGACCATCTGACCATAGAAAAAGGGCTTTCCGCCAACAGCATCACAGCCTATGGCGCAGATCTTTGTTCATACCTTAATTATCTGTCGGAAAACGGGATTGAGGATCTTGGCAATGCCGATACTACAGCAGTTCTTGGATGGCTGGTTTATTTGACCCGCCAGGGGCTGTCAGCCAGATCCAGAGCCCGGCATCTGATTTCCATAAGAGGGTTTTATAAATACTTGACAGCAGAGAAATTGGTGTCTGTCAACCCCTTGAAAGATATTGATATTCCCAAAACCGGAAAGCATTTGCCGTGTGTCATTTCCATCAATGAGGTGGAATTGCTTTTGAACAGCTGTGATGTCACAACTCCCAAAGGACAGAGAAATCTTGCCATGATGGAAATTATGTATGGGGCAGGGCTTCGGGTCACGGAACTTATATCTTTAAAAGTGGCTGATGTGAATCTGGATGCAGGGCTTGTCAGGGTTATGGGCAAAGGCGCCAAAGAGAGAATTGTGCCCATCGGCTCAAAAGCCAGGGACGCGGCAAAAATTTGGCTGGATCACGGGCGCCCCATGGCATTAAAGCAGCTGTCCAGTGATTATCTGTTTATTGCGAGGGCAGGCAAACCCATGACCCGTCAGTCATTCTGGAAAATCATCAAAAAATATGTCCTTGATGCCGGTATTGTCCGGCCTGTCTCCCCCCATACCCTGCGCCACTCCTTTGCCACCCATATGATCGAAGGCGGTGCGGACCTGCGGTCGGTCCAGACCATGCTGGGTCATTCCGATATTTCAAGTACCCAGATTTATACTCATATTTCACGGGATTACCTGATTCAAATGCATCATGAATTTCACCCTAGAAGATATTTCTAA
- a CDS encoding SUMF1/EgtB/PvdO family nonheme iron enzyme, whose amino-acid sequence MANVSITLSGIAEAIENLNYRPGSVKDKAIRAVSSYYVSEDSILDLSSIDGDGLIRQIWEVGDDPAKIGSKRRNFSSLRSSINADLKKLSAKGLNPEDITLTDSNVFDMTEDAKSSLLQSFGDAVKTEGFDLAKAADVLNAVAEFLDQIKSSDEDHESRDILEEIKKVLNRLGSGVLDNDEGKGSDGGSTLEDVEEIDEDQEIEEVELDEDEELEAVDEDVLDSDIEEIDDDIEIEDIEDDELEEVEEIDEDQEIEEVELDEDEELEAVDEDVLDSDIEEIDDDIEIEDIEDDELEEVEEIDEDQEIEEVELDEDEELEAVDEDLLDSDIEEIDDDIEIEDIEDDELEEVEEIDEDQEIEEVELDEDEELEAVDEDVLDGDIEEIDDDIEIEDIEDDELEEVEEIDEDQEIEEVELDEDEDLEELEEIDEDTQIEDVELDDDESLEEIEDIELDEDQEIQEVDLDDDEDLEELDELDEEELEALEEFRNARELAEQFDDFLGEREKKFNAYITIPAGTYTIGTQKSLKSSLALQPFDMPKVYMGKYPVTNALFEIFIEQTGYITTAEKRGLGTVYHSRFKKQGDKVVWGKQAGSSIVKGACWYQPLGPGSTLHGKRNHPVVQISVDDAFAYASWIGRRLPTEAEWEAAARTDMALKYPWGDQFDPKALNIESSGHADTSPVDDYDHAANVFGMTDMLGNVMEWTADTQPPPFVTRKSKLFNVAKGGAWNAKDSVTISSRGLFPLDTSANIIGFRCVSQLFQ is encoded by the coding sequence TTGGCTAATGTATCCATCACCTTGTCGGGCATTGCCGAGGCAATAGAGAATCTTAACTATCGTCCAGGATCCGTCAAGGATAAGGCCATTCGAGCCGTTTCTTCTTATTACGTCTCCGAAGATAGTATTTTAGATCTTTCGTCTATAGACGGGGACGGTCTTATCCGTCAGATATGGGAGGTCGGGGATGATCCTGCAAAAATAGGATCCAAAAGAAGAAATTTTTCCAGCCTGAGATCCTCCATTAATGCCGATTTGAAAAAATTGTCCGCCAAAGGGCTTAATCCCGAGGACATAACGCTGACCGATTCAAATGTTTTTGACATGACGGAGGATGCGAAAAGCAGTCTTCTACAATCTTTCGGTGATGCCGTAAAAACCGAGGGATTTGATCTTGCCAAGGCTGCTGATGTGCTGAATGCCGTGGCTGAGTTTCTGGATCAAATAAAATCTTCTGATGAAGATCATGAGTCAAGGGATATACTAGAAGAGATTAAAAAAGTGCTTAACCGGCTTGGTTCCGGGGTTTTGGATAACGATGAAGGTAAAGGCAGTGATGGCGGCAGCACCCTTGAAGACGTTGAAGAAATAGATGAAGACCAGGAGATAGAAGAGGTCGAACTTGACGAGGACGAAGAACTTGAAGCGGTGGATGAGGATGTTCTCGACAGCGATATTGAAGAGATAGATGATGATATTGAAATAGAAGATATCGAGGATGACGAACTCGAAGAGGTTGAAGAAATAGATGAAGACCAGGAGATAGAAGAGGTCGAACTTGACGAGGACGAAGAACTTGAAGCGGTGGACGAGGATGTTCTCGACAGCGATATTGAAGAGATAGATGATGATATTGAAATAGAAGATATTGAGGATGACGAACTCGAAGAGGTTGAAGAGATAGATGAAGACCAGGAGATAGAAGAGGTTGAACTTGACGAGGACGAAGAACTTGAAGCGGTGGACGAGGATCTTCTCGACAGCGATATCGAAGAGATAGATGATGATATTGAAATAGAAGATATTGAGGATGACGAACTCGAAGAGGTTGAAGAGATAGATGAAGACCAGGAGATAGAAGAGGTTGAACTTGACGAGGACGAAGAACTTGAAGCGGTGGATGAGGATGTTCTCGACGGCGATATTGAAGAGATCGATGATGATATTGAAATAGAAGATATCGAGGATGACGAACTCGAAGAGGTTGAAGAGATAGATGAAGACCAGGAGATAGAAGAGGTTGAACTTGACGAAGATGAAGATCTTGAAGAGCTCGAAGAGATTGACGAGGATACCCAGATAGAAGATGTCGAGCTCGATGATGATGAGTCCCTTGAAGAAATAGAAGATATTGAACTTGATGAGGATCAGGAGATTCAAGAGGTTGATTTAGATGACGATGAGGACTTAGAAGAGCTTGATGAGCTTGATGAAGAAGAGCTTGAAGCCCTTGAGGAATTTAGAAATGCCCGGGAGCTGGCCGAACAGTTTGACGATTTTTTAGGAGAGCGTGAAAAAAAATTTAATGCATATATAACGATTCCCGCAGGTACCTATACCATAGGCACACAAAAATCTTTGAAATCCAGCCTGGCTTTACAGCCGTTTGACATGCCCAAGGTCTACATGGGTAAATATCCGGTAACCAATGCTTTATTTGAAATTTTTATTGAACAAACCGGGTATATTACTACAGCTGAAAAAAGAGGGCTTGGAACCGTTTACCATTCCCGGTTTAAAAAACAGGGAGATAAAGTGGTCTGGGGCAAACAAGCCGGATCTTCCATTGTTAAAGGGGCGTGCTGGTACCAGCCGTTAGGGCCCGGTTCCACCCTTCACGGCAAAAGAAACCACCCCGTGGTTCAAATCAGTGTGGATGATGCCTTTGCCTATGCCTCATGGATCGGACGGCGTCTGCCCACGGAAGCCGAATGGGAAGCTGCTGCCCGCACGGACATGGCTTTAAAATATCCCTGGGGTGATCAGTTTGACCCAAAGGCATTAAACATTGAGTCGTCAGGCCATGCCGACACTAGCCCTGTGGATGATTATGATCATGCTGCCAATGTTTTCGGCATGACGGATATGCTGGGTAATGTCATGGAATGGACCGCCGACACCCAGCCGCCCCCCTTTGTCACCCGTAAATCCAAGTTGTTCAATGTGGCCAAAGGCGGGGCCTGGAATGCCAAGGACTCGGTGACCATCAGTTCCCGAGGCTTGTTCCCTTTGGATACATCTGCCAATATCATTGGATTTCGATGTGTTTCACAGCTTTTTCAGTAA
- a CDS encoding ParA family protein: MRNVLTISGLKGGTGKSTTALNLSACLALYGQKVLLVDCDPQARVSQWRKSNSNGNDHDLAQVLAGRISVPDAICPTDIDGLYMLPAGFDLFPISLKLTRRMDNEKLLRLVIDEIKDDYDMIMLDAPSSCGYLSLAALTAADWIAAVVIPDEDWVSDFHSLMKIVRYIRQTHSTPLGIAGIVFNRCNSEKQIENRVVTEVLEQIRPLIYKTMIPDDEILDQADVCLSPLAVYDIKAQASQAYFAIAREIIRAFNLK; encoded by the coding sequence ATGAGAAATGTATTAACTATTTCAGGGCTGAAAGGCGGTACAGGCAAGAGCACGACAGCCCTTAACCTATCCGCTTGCCTGGCACTTTATGGGCAAAAAGTACTGCTCGTTGACTGCGACCCTCAGGCACGCGTGTCCCAATGGCGTAAAAGTAATTCAAATGGGAATGATCATGACCTTGCGCAGGTGCTTGCGGGTAGAATAAGCGTTCCTGATGCCATATGCCCAACTGATATTGACGGACTGTATATGCTGCCGGCCGGTTTCGATCTTTTTCCCATATCTCTTAAACTAACCAGGCGCATGGACAACGAAAAGCTTCTTCGCCTTGTTATTGATGAGATAAAAGATGATTATGATATGATTATGCTTGATGCACCTTCATCCTGCGGATATTTAAGCTTAGCCGCTTTGACGGCAGCTGACTGGATTGCGGCAGTAGTTATCCCGGATGAAGACTGGGTCAGTGATTTTCATTCACTGATGAAAATTGTCCGGTACATACGCCAAACCCACAGTACACCGTTAGGCATTGCAGGTATTGTGTTCAACAGATGCAATAGTGAAAAGCAGATTGAAAATCGTGTGGTTACTGAAGTGCTGGAACAGATTCGTCCCCTGATATATAAAACCATGATCCCTGACGATGAAATTCTTGATCAGGCAGACGTCTGTCTTAGCCCGCTGGCTGTGTATGACATTAAAGCCCAGGCTTCCCAGGCTTACTTTGCTATCGCCAGGGAGATTATCCGTGCATTCAATTTAAAATGA
- a CDS encoding DNA topoisomerase I gives MPEGTKTKRESVRKQLDEILAKEITAFIDVDSNMAMMSFNLATISCIVISVDREREIKEYPDSPPERFNRETFTSELVDIGLDQDDYLDNAISTVLGSGYVTTLSNGEFKAEMPAFMMVGFLDSMFPGMQGLNLIAFILQINDEVNSGRKSLDLAKQSFETTLKTRGVSVTKDRAQERATEMVKGGNKSVTVQSKQISARLKKEKLNKLSKLMKSRKQRTDGYQEKVKIKNLFDKEPSPEEIEAEKQKAREAQKAALKAEELAKELEEKEKKIKEAEVAAQELAEKLKIIEEKEKAAEEARAKAIEAQEKADALAAKEKEMAEKEARLLALEEAFKRKEEESKKQAEAQKLAEKQAEEEKIQDDIESRIAAFEQTLAMPCPVCRNGKVEEKTTDKGKVFYSCNQEDCRFVSWDKPYHFECPLCKNPYLIEFTTPSGIPGLKCPRASCTYSQDNLQPPVQHMAATAAAETAPKKKKLVRRVKRRR, from the coding sequence ATGCCGGAGGGCACCAAAACCAAACGGGAGTCCGTCAGAAAACAATTGGATGAAATTTTAGCCAAGGAGATCACCGCGTTTATTGATGTAGATTCCAATATGGCAATGATGTCTTTCAACCTTGCCACCATCTCCTGTATCGTTATCAGCGTGGATCGGGAGCGTGAAATCAAAGAATATCCAGACTCTCCTCCGGAACGTTTCAACCGAGAGACCTTTACCTCGGAACTTGTGGATATCGGACTTGATCAAGACGATTATCTTGACAATGCCATATCAACCGTCCTGGGATCCGGTTACGTTACAACACTTTCCAATGGTGAATTCAAAGCCGAAATGCCGGCGTTTATGATGGTCGGCTTTTTAGACTCCATGTTTCCGGGCATGCAGGGCCTTAACCTGATTGCGTTTATTCTTCAAATAAATGACGAAGTCAATTCCGGCAGAAAAAGCCTTGATCTTGCCAAACAAAGCTTTGAAACGACCCTTAAAACCCGCGGCGTTTCGGTGACAAAAGACCGGGCACAGGAACGGGCAACCGAAATGGTTAAAGGGGGCAATAAATCAGTTACCGTACAGTCCAAACAAATTTCAGCCCGGTTGAAAAAAGAAAAACTCAACAAATTGTCCAAGCTGATGAAATCCAGAAAGCAACGGACTGACGGCTATCAGGAAAAGGTCAAAATTAAAAATCTTTTTGACAAAGAACCAAGTCCTGAAGAAATTGAGGCTGAAAAACAAAAAGCCAGGGAAGCCCAAAAGGCTGCATTGAAAGCTGAAGAACTGGCAAAAGAGTTAGAGGAAAAAGAGAAAAAAATAAAAGAAGCAGAAGTTGCTGCACAGGAACTTGCAGAAAAACTTAAAATTATTGAAGAAAAGGAAAAAGCTGCCGAAGAGGCCAGAGCCAAAGCCATAGAAGCCCAGGAAAAAGCAGACGCCCTTGCGGCTAAAGAAAAGGAAATGGCCGAAAAGGAAGCCAGACTTTTAGCCCTTGAAGAAGCGTTTAAACGAAAAGAAGAAGAGAGCAAAAAGCAGGCAGAAGCGCAAAAACTTGCAGAAAAGCAAGCAGAGGAAGAAAAAATTCAAGATGATATTGAATCCAGAATCGCCGCCTTTGAGCAGACCCTGGCCATGCCTTGTCCGGTATGCCGTAACGGCAAGGTTGAAGAAAAGACCACGGACAAAGGAAAGGTGTTTTACTCTTGTAACCAGGAGGATTGCCGGTTCGTATCCTGGGATAAACCCTATCATTTTGAATGTCCATTGTGCAAAAACCCATATTTAATCGAGTTTACCACACCGTCAGGCATTCCGGGGCTTAAATGCCCCAGGGCTTCATGCACCTATTCCCAGGACAACCTGCAGCCACCCGTTCAGCACATGGCTGCAACGGCAGCAGCAGAGACTGCTCCCAAGAAGAAAAAACTGGTCCGACGCGTCAAACGACGGCGATGA
- a CDS encoding type II secretion system protein N, with protein sequence MKPIFLTILAGLIILIAFQVYALVNPVTQKPKAQLYPNSQKTDYTQQHPTLNRIEPVKLNKVIHRVTQRNLFQVQVDGKQKMAPELEELNLEKTSLKLTLWGTVTGQNKEDGWAVIKDLKAKQQELYRVNDKIQGATIKAILRNRIILTVNGKDQILEVDDNPLSSNNRKRQFSDRRPTTPTPRQSPPDRPGIPDNVSQSNQLFKTRPYFRNGEASGVMIYSIKRGSVAQLLGLRNGDIIQAVDDVEIQDVQDLEDFDENIDEQSDMTISILRRGKAKELVFSAQDSAHTVNDVEQ encoded by the coding sequence ATGAAACCAATATTTTTAACAATTTTAGCAGGTCTAATAATACTGATAGCATTCCAGGTATATGCCTTGGTGAATCCGGTTACTCAGAAGCCAAAGGCGCAATTGTACCCAAACAGCCAAAAGACGGATTATACCCAACAACATCCAACATTGAATCGCATTGAGCCTGTCAAACTCAATAAAGTCATTCACCGAGTTACCCAAAGAAATCTCTTTCAAGTACAAGTAGACGGTAAACAAAAAATGGCGCCTGAACTTGAAGAGCTGAACCTTGAGAAGACCAGCTTGAAACTGACCCTTTGGGGCACGGTGACAGGGCAAAACAAAGAGGATGGCTGGGCTGTGATAAAGGATCTTAAAGCAAAACAGCAAGAGTTGTACCGGGTCAATGATAAAATCCAGGGTGCCACCATAAAAGCCATATTACGAAACAGGATTATCTTAACCGTAAATGGTAAGGATCAAATTCTTGAAGTAGATGACAATCCATTGTCTTCAAATAACAGAAAACGTCAATTTTCGGACAGAAGGCCCACGACTCCGACGCCCCGGCAGAGCCCCCCGGATCGACCAGGCATACCTGACAACGTATCGCAGTCAAATCAATTGTTTAAAACCCGGCCTTACTTTAGAAACGGCGAAGCGTCAGGTGTTATGATTTACAGCATTAAAAGGGGGTCCGTGGCCCAGCTTTTAGGCCTTCGAAACGGTGACATCATCCAGGCCGTCGATGACGTTGAGATCCAAGATGTTCAGGATCTTGAAGATTTTGATGAAAATATTGACGAACAATCAGATATGACCATTTCCATCCTCAGGCGTGGGAAAGCCAAAGAACTGGTTTTCAGTGCACAGGATAGCGCACATACTGTCAATGATGTTGAACAATAA
- the yidD gene encoding membrane protein insertion efficiency factor YidD yields the protein MLNNNTQKTVNNSLFQIFVIHFFLYIFLLSGASKEVWAQNPNQTNETNTNPLIQFYQRHISEIDGHRCPMYPNCSRYCAQAIRKHGLGLGWIMACDRLLRCGRDEVRLSPHVKINGRELTFDPVSANDFWWFSPKSTGVVTNLPEKIWYNSGSAQLSDLNPNQQK from the coding sequence ATGTTGAACAATAATACACAAAAAACTGTTAACAATTCACTATTCCAAATATTTGTGATTCATTTTTTTTTGTATATCTTTCTTTTAAGTGGGGCATCTAAAGAGGTTTGGGCCCAAAACCCAAACCAAACCAATGAAACAAACACCAATCCCCTAATTCAATTTTATCAGAGACACATATCCGAGATTGACGGCCATCGCTGCCCCATGTATCCAAACTGCTCCCGGTATTGTGCGCAAGCCATCCGAAAACACGGCTTGGGATTAGGCTGGATTATGGCCTGCGATCGTCTGCTCAGGTGCGGCAGGGATGAGGTTCGCCTTTCTCCCCATGTCAAAATCAATGGGCGAGAATTAACATTTGACCCGGTCAGTGCCAATGACTTCTGGTGGTTCTCACCCAAATCGACTGGCGTTGTAACCAATTTACCTGAAAAAATTTGGTATAATTCAGGTTCCGCTCAGCTGTCGGATTTGAATCCGAATCAGCAAAAATGA